The Caulobacter vibrioides sequence GCAACGGCCTGATCGTGGGGACCTCGCTGAACCGCATCGAGTCGCGCTCGCTGAACAACTTCATCAACGACCTGCGCGCCACGCGCGCCTACCCCTTGGGCGAGGGCGAGCTGACCGTGACCGGCGGGCTCTACAAGTCGCTGCAGGACTACACCAGCGACTGGCTGTACAGTAACCACATCCAGGACGTGGCCGCCGACGGCGGCTCGGCGCTGATCAACTACACCAACGCCGCGGGCGTCCCGCAGACCCAGAACGGCTATCTGGGCTTCAACCGGTCGGGCCCCACGGCATTCTTCCGACGCAGCTACGACGTCCGCTACAACATCACCGCGCCCTACGGCTCGCTGAACTATCGCATCGGCAAGATCGCGATCGGGGGCAGCCTGCGCCATGACGGCGGCCGCGTGCGCGGCGACCTCTACGGCGCGGATCTGGGCGGGGGCCGCATCGGCATCAAGTCGGTCGACTTCAACGGCGACAACGTCATCTCCGTCGCCGAGTCCAAGACCGCCTTCACGCCCTTCGATCGCCCGGCGCCCGTTCGCTACAACTACGGCTATTACAGCTACTCGGTGGGCGTGAACTACCGCGTCGCCGAGCCGTTCGCGGTCTTCGCCCGCTACAGCCGCGGGGCGCGGGCCGGGGCCGACAAGCTCCTGTTCTCGACCAAGGTCAGCACCACCGACGGCAGCCTGATCAACAAGGCCGACGGCTTCGACATCGTCAAACAGTTCGAAGCCGGCTTCAAATACCGCGCCCCGAACTTCACGGTGAACGTCACCGGCTTCAGCGCCGACACCGAAGACACCAACGTGCAGGCCGGCGCCATCACCACCGATCGGACCTACAAGGCCTATGGCGTGGAAGCCGAAGGGACCTATCGCCACGGTCCGTTCAGCGTGCGCGGCGGAGTGACCTACACCAACGCCGAGCTGGTCAATGACAAGCTGAACGCCGCCGTCGCCGGCAAGGTCCCGCGCCGCCAGCCCGACTTCATCTATCAGGCCACGCCCCAGTTTGACCTGGGCAAGGCGACGGTCGGCGCCAACATCATCGGCACGACCGACAGCTGGGTGCAGGACAACAACCTGATGAAGATGCCCGGCTATACGCTGGTCGGCGCCTTCGCCCAGTACCGCCTGAAGGACAATATCCAGCTGATGCTGAATGTCGAAAACCTGTTCGACAAGGTCGCCTTCATCGAGATCACCACCCCGTCGGTTCCGACCAACGGCATCGGCCTGGGGCGCGCGGTCAACGGACGCACGGTGTCCATGTCGGCCCGCATGAGCTTCTAGTTTGGACGAGGAGGCTGGGCGCAGTCCCGCGCCCAGCCATCTCTCTTACAGGCCTCAGCCGACCATCCCGGCCAGACGCCCGCGGATCAGGGTCTCGGCCTCGGCGACCATGCGGTCGACGAGGTCTTTGACCGTCGGGATGTCGTGGATCAGGCCCTGGACCATGCCGGCGCTCCAGATGCCGCCGTCGGTGTCGCCCTGGGCCAGGGCGTCGCGGCCGCGCGTACCGGCCACCAGATGGGCCACGTCCTCGAACTTGGCGCCGCCGGCCCGCTCGATCTGCACCACTTCCTGGCTGACCGCGTTGCGCATGACGCGGGCGGTGTTGTGCAGGGTGCGGAAGATCAGATCGGTCTGGCGTTCGTCATTGGCCACCATCTGCTCCTTGAAGGCCATCGGGATCGGCGCCTCCTGGGTGACGCAGAAGCGGGTGCCCATGTTGACCCCGTCGGCGCCCAGCGCCAGGGCCGCGACCAGGCCGCGCGAGTCGGCGATGCCGCCCGAGGCCAGCATCGGGATCTTCACCTTGTCAGCGGCGGCGGCGATCAGGATCAGGCCGGGAATGTCGTCCTCGCCCGGGTGACCGGCGCACTCGAAACCGTCGATCGAGATGGCGTCCACACCCATGCGCTCAGCGCTCAGCGCGTGGCGGACGGCGGTGCACTTGTGGATCACCTTCACGCCATTGGCCCTGAGGTCGTCGACATGCTCCTGCGGCTTGTAGCCGGCGGTCTCGACGATCTTGACGCCGCTTTCGATGATCGCAGCCCGGTACTCGGCGTAGGGCGGCGGGGTCATGGTGGGCAGGATGGTCAGGTTCACGCCGAACGGCTTGTCGGTCATCTCACGGGTGCGGGCGATTTCCTTGGACAGCGCCTCGGGCGTCGGCTGGGTCAATGCGGTGAGGAAGCCTAGAGCTCCCGCATTGGCGACGGCGCTGACCAGCTCGGCCTTGCCGACCCACTGCATGCCGCCTTGAGCGATCGGGTGCTCGACGCCGAACAGCTCGGTGAAACGCGTCTTGATGGCCATGGCCGCCTTCTCCCTCCAGTTTTGAGAGACTATGCGGCGGCGCCCGCTACGTCAGGCAAGCGCCTAATAGCCGGCTCGATATCGCTCCAGTTCCTCGGCCCTCTGGCGGGTGCGATCCAGCACGCACTGGTTGGCCTCGACGCGGGCCAGGGAGCCCCAGTCCTCATCGACATAGGCGGCGCAATCGGCGTCGCGGAAGGCGATCCAGGCGCGCTGGGCCTTCTGCAATGCCGCCTTCTGGCGCGGACGCTCCAACCGCATGAGAGCGGCCTGATAGGCGCGATTGAGGCGGGCGTCCTGAACGCCGACCTCCTTGCCGATGCAGTCAATCATGCCGTAGGTCGACTGCCCCTCGGGCGTCGCGAGACAGCGATCGAGCGCTGTCATCGACCGGCTCGCGGCTTTGGGCGACGCCGCCGGTTTGGCCGCTTGCGCCGACGCATCGGACGCGACCAAACCCAGCAAAGCGGCCGCCATCCAGGCGCGGACGAGACGTGGGTTCAT is a genomic window containing:
- a CDS encoding TonB-dependent receptor domain-containing protein — protein: MKMLFVSAAIVPLLFVAPAYALAETGATKAADASAKPAANAQASREEVFSTGVAKGRDRLDSATSTSALREKDIAVSGGRSLGDLLRNLPGIRTESSTGDGSSAYTIRGLPLASGGSKYMQLQEDGLPVLEFGDFFNGAVDIYIRADLNLAAVESIRGGSSSTFASNAPAGVINLISKTGEVKGGSVLLTTGLDYDSNRVDFEYGAPISDTLRFHIGGFYRVGEGPRKIGYDAFKGGQLKFNMTKQFEHGYVRISGKYLDDRSPHYLPGPVRITGTNDDPVYGSFNTYDVRRDSMNAGHLGNLITLDADNKPVQLPLSQGMNALVKSIGLESQFDIHGWTITQRGRYSDIEGGTTRNLVANIYSGAAMPAALGGGTGTFSYATGPRAGQAITNLGTLNGNGLIVGTSLNRIESRSLNNFINDLRATRAYPLGEGELTVTGGLYKSLQDYTSDWLYSNHIQDVAADGGSALINYTNAAGVPQTQNGYLGFNRSGPTAFFRRSYDVRYNITAPYGSLNYRIGKIAIGGSLRHDGGRVRGDLYGADLGGGRIGIKSVDFNGDNVISVAESKTAFTPFDRPAPVRYNYGYYSYSVGVNYRVAEPFAVFARYSRGARAGADKLLFSTKVSTTDGSLINKADGFDIVKQFEAGFKYRAPNFTVNVTGFSADTEDTNVQAGAITTDRTYKAYGVEAEGTYRHGPFSVRGGVTYTNAELVNDKLNAAVAGKVPRRQPDFIYQATPQFDLGKATVGANIIGTTDSWVQDNNLMKMPGYTLVGAFAQYRLKDNIQLMLNVENLFDKVAFIEITTPSVPTNGIGLGRAVNGRTVSMSARMSF
- a CDS encoding NAD(P)H-dependent flavin oxidoreductase translates to MAIKTRFTELFGVEHPIAQGGMQWVGKAELVSAVANAGALGFLTALTQPTPEALSKEIARTREMTDKPFGVNLTILPTMTPPPYAEYRAAIIESGVKIVETAGYKPQEHVDDLRANGVKVIHKCTAVRHALSAERMGVDAISIDGFECAGHPGEDDIPGLILIAAAADKVKIPMLASGGIADSRGLVAALALGADGVNMGTRFCVTQEAPIPMAFKEQMVANDERQTDLIFRTLHNTARVMRNAVSQEVVQIERAGGAKFEDVAHLVAGTRGRDALAQGDTDGGIWSAGMVQGLIHDIPTVKDLVDRMVAEAETLIRGRLAGMVG
- a CDS encoding lysozyme inhibitor LprI family protein, producing MNPRLVRAWMAAALLGLVASDASAQAAKPAASPKAASRSMTALDRCLATPEGQSTYGMIDCIGKEVGVQDARLNRAYQAALMRLERPRQKAALQKAQRAWIAFRDADCAAYVDEDWGSLARVEANQCVLDRTRQRAEELERYRAGY